The following coding sequences are from one Archocentrus centrarchus isolate MPI-CPG fArcCen1 chromosome 4, fArcCen1, whole genome shotgun sequence window:
- the LOC115778897 gene encoding E-selectin-like, whose translation MLSCTSFNMDFFFGLIQGSAYKSCGSWINFTFICSMLGMWTSVECWSYFYSNNTMTWKNARSWCQEHYTDMVAIQNQEEIKHLDNWLPKKDGYYWIGIRKINNVWTWVGTNKLLTEEATNWAEGEPNNGDSKISEDCVEMYIKRDQQRGKWNDERCEKLKTSLCYTAACKNDSCLHGECVETINSHKCDCFEGFYGDKCGQVVQCSKDEVIIPDNGYVNCSHKHGNFSYDSLCQYSCKEGYKLSMQRPLRCTFSGKWSEKPPTCELVQCDRLSEPANGSLKCSDPLGALSYQSTCVVTCDEGYELSGSLSLQCEASGHWSASQPLCVAIQCPALYNLENGFVSCGEDTDMRFSYKNTCSFSCAQGYRMVGPSRATCTSAATWSQQMPHCEAIICQNPERGAPLITQCSESLTELRPNSTCSFSCEEGFELQGANTIQCSEDGQWNKDIPTCKAKGCPAPEVPTNGQINCSPSLSSFVTPETPHPLGVVCNFTCDEGHELRGALSMECTNPGQWTSRLPTCTVVRCPLLETPENGYINCSSSESVYNSQCSFTCDQGYTLEGHELLICDHHGNWTRDKPTCQAIICQNPERGAPLITQCSESLTELRPNSTCSFSCEEGFELQGANTIQCSEDGQWTKDIPTCKAKGCPAPEVPTNGQINCSPSLSSFVTPETPHPLGVVCNFTCDEGHELQGALSMECTNPGHWTSRPPTCTVVRCPLLEAPENGHVNCSGTESVYNSQCSFTCDQGYTLEGHELLICDHHGNWTGDKPTCQAPSPVTVISTSVATGSTALLSGVSLAMWISKKLKKKTTKFEQQL comes from the exons ATGTTATCATGCACATCATTTAATATG GATTTCTTCTTTGGACTAATTCAGGGTTCTGCATATAAGAGCTGTGGCTCATGGATCAACTTCACCTTTATTTGCTCAA TGCTGGGCATGTGGACTAGTGTAGAGTGCTGGTCTTATTTCTACTCAAACAACACAATGACTTGGAAAAATGCACGAAGCTGGTGTCAGGAGCACTACACAGATATGGTGGCAATCCAGAACCAGGAGGAGATCAAACATCTCGACAACTGGCTGCCCAAGAAAGACGGCTACTACTGGATTGGGATCCGTAAGATCAATAATGTCTGGACCTGGGTAGGAACCAACAAGCTTCTGACAGAAGAAGCAACCAACTGGGCAGAAGGAGAACCTAATAATGGTGACAGTAAAATAAGTGAGGACTGTGTTGAGATGTACATTAAAAGGGATCAGCAGCGAGGCAAGTGGAATGATGAGAGATGTGAGAAATTAAAGACTTCTCTGTGCTACACAG CGGCTTGTAAGAATGACTCCTGTCTCCATGGAGAGTGTGTCGAAACCATCAACAGCCACAAATGTGATTGCTTTGAAGGGTTTTATGGAGACAAGTGTGGCCAAG TTGTGCAATGTAGCAAAGATGAGGTGATCATCCCAGATAATGGATATGTAAATTGCTCTCACAAGCATGGCAATTTCTCCTATGACTCCTTGTGCCAGTATTCCTGTAAGGAAGGATACAAGCTGAGTATGCAGAGACCTCTGAGGTGCACTTTCTCTGGAAAATGGTCAGAAAAGCCCCCTACATGTGAAT TGGTTCAGTGTGACAGGCTGTCTGAGCCTGCAAATGGATCCCTGAAGTGCTCTGATCCTCTTGGCGCGCTCAGCTACCAGTCCACCTGTGTTGTTACCTGTGATGAAGGCTATGAACTGTCTGGTTCTCTGTCTCTGCAATGTGAAGCATCAGGACATTGGAGCGCATCCCAGCCATTGTGTGTTG CTATCCAGTGCCCTGCTCTGTACAATTTGGAAAATGGCTTTGTCAGCTGTGGAGAAGACACAGATATGAGGTTCAGCTACAAAAACACCTGCAGCTTCAGTTGTGCCCAAGGTTACCGCATGGTGGGACCCAGCAGGGCGACATGCACATCAGCAGCTACATGGAGTCAGCAGATGCCTCACTGTGAAG CCATCATTTGTCAGAATCCAGAGAGAGGAGCTCCCCTCATCACACAGTGCAGCGAATCTTTGACTGAACTGCGACCAAACTCcacctgcagcttcagctgtGAAGAAGGCTTTGAACTGCAGGGAGCAAACACCATTCAGTGTTCTGAGGATGGACAGTGGAATAAAGACATACCTACCTGCAAAG caaaAGGATGTCCTGCTCCAGAAGTTCCAACAAATGGTCAGATAAACTGCAGCCCCTCTCTGTCTTCATTTGTTACTCCTGAGACACCACATCCACTTGGTGTGGTTTGCAATTTTACATGTGATGAAGGACATGAGCTGCGAGGTGCACTCAGCATGGAGTGTACAAATCCAGGCCAATGGACCTCCAGACTACCAACCTGCACAG TTGTGAGATGTCCCTTGCTTGAGACTCCTGAAAACGGTTACATCAACTGCTCAAGCAGTGAGTCAGTTTACAACTCTCAGTGCTCCTTCACATGTGACCAAGGCTACACATTAGAAGGACATGAGCTGCTGATCTGTGATCATCACGGCAACTGGACCAGAGACAAACCCACCTGTCAAG CCATCATTTGTCAGAATCCAGAGAGAGGAGCTCCCCTCATCACACAGTGCAGCGAATCTTTGACTGAACTGCGACCAAACTCcacctgcagcttcagctgtGAAGAAGGCTTTGAACTGCAGGGAGCAAACACCATTCAGTGTTCTGAGGATGGACAGTGGACTAAAGACATACCTACCTGCAAAG caaaAGGATGTCCTGCTCCAGAAGTTCCAACAAATGGTCAGATAAACTGCAGCCCCTCTCTGTCTTCATTTGTTACTCCTGAGACACCACATCCACTTGGTGTGGTTTGCAATTTTACATGTGATGAAGGACATGAGCTGCAAGGTGCACTCAGCATGGAGTGTACAAATCCAGGCCACTGGACCTCCAGACCACCAACCTGCACAG TTGTGAGATGCCCCTTGCTTGAGGCTCCTGAAAATGGTCACGTCAACTGTTCAGGCACTGAGTCAGTTTACAACTCTCAGTGCTCCTTCACATGTGACCAAGGCTACACATTAGAAGGACATGAGCTGCTGATCTGTGATCATCATGGTAATTGGACTGGAGACAAACCCACCTGTCAAG CTCCCTCTCCAGTTACTGTAATTAGCACTAGTGTGGCAACAGGCAGCACTGCGTTGTTATCTGGTGTGTCTCTGGCTATGTGGATCTCGaaaaaactgaagaagaaaacaaccAAGTTTGAGCAG CAACTCTGA
- the LOC115778873 gene encoding L-selectin — protein MKWTLIFIFGSSLAETILCWTYHYDNKTMNWTQARQWCQSHYTDMVVIQNQTENDYLVSILPRREGFPYFWIGITRNHKNETWTWIGNNSTWIGNNSWAENEPNNNYSTEFCVEIYTNSGTNRGKWNDEKCNSLKSPACYKTQCNATSCERGRCQETINSTRCLCERGFEGDRCQTAVECALLDQPDNGYYICSGGNQTFNTTCQFKCNPGFLMIGSPAVTCGDTRVWSGPTPFCSAVECPPLSKPDNGNNSCSGKNQTFNTTCQFKCDPGFFVIGSSAVTCGDTGFWSGPRPTCTSYKQALLAVAGCGALSTFCCICFCCIKHRQRKKLTQAA, from the exons ATGAAGTGGACATTAATCTTTATCTTTG GTAGTTCCTTGGCTGAGACTATTCTATGCTGGACGTATCACTACGACAATAAAACAATGAACTGGACCCAGGCCAGACAGTGGTGCCAGAGTCATTACACAGACATGGTGGTGATCCAGAACCAAACAGAGAATGACTATCTGGTCTCCATCCTGCCCCGGAGAGAAGGTTTCCCGTATTTCTGGATTGGAATCACTAGAAACCACAAGAATGAAACTTGGACTtggattgggaacaacagcacatGGATTGGTAACAATTCATGGGCAGAAAATGAGCCAAATAATAACTACAGTACAGAGTTCTGTGTAGAGATCTACACTAACTCAGGAACAAACCGCGGGAAGTGGAATGATGAGAAATGTAACTCTTTGAAATCACCAGCTTGTTATAAAA CCCAGTGTAATGCAACATCGTGTGAAAGAGGGAGATGCCAGGAGACCATCAACAGTACAAGATGCCTCTGTGAACGTGGTTTTGAGGGAGACAGGTGCCAAACAG CTGTGGAATGCGCCCTTCTGGACCAGCCTGATAACGGATACTATATCTGCTCAGGAGGAAATCAGACATTCAACACAACCTGTCAATTTAAATGTAACCCTGGCTTCCTCATGATTGGATCACCAGCTGTCACCTGTGGAGACACCAGGGTCTGGAGCGGCCCAACACCTTTTTGTTCAG CTGTGGAATGCCCCCCTCTGTCTAAGCCTGATAACGGAAACAATAGCTGCTCAGGAAAAAATCAGACATTCAACACAACCTGTCAATTTAAATGTGACCCTGGCTTTTTCGTGATTGGCTCATCAGCTGTCACTTGTGGAGACACCGGGTTCTGGAGCGGCCCAAGACCTACTTGTACAA gtTATAAACAGGCTCTGTTGGCTGTAGCTGGGTGTGGAGCCTTGTCTACCTTCTGCTGCATCTGCTTTTGTTGCATAAAACACAGGCAAA GAAAGAAACTTACCCAA GCAGCCTGA